A genomic window from Serratia liquefaciens includes:
- a CDS encoding penicillin-binding transpeptidase domain-containing protein, producing the protein MAPSTKKSGKNYSTLRFGWICGGILVCFFLLAFRVGYLQLLEHQQLADQADQRSIRTQVLPTNRGMITDRNGEALAVSVSSKDIVLDPKHILDTHTDIGNERWQSLANVLKMPLTEVQRLIQANAHKRFVYLARKVEDDNANYISKLHLTGVSTEQDFSRFYPMSQDAAGLIGIVGQDNQGLEGIELGFNHLLQGKNGLRVYQKDGSGAVIGVIKNVDPVPPPNVTLSIDKFIQYVLYAQIRDGVVANQADSGCAVLVKVNTGEVLGMASYPSFNPNNYANTPAKDIRNVCSSDSFEPGSTVKPVVVMVGLEHRLIKPDTVLDTTPYRVNGHLIKDVGHWSKLTITGVLQKSSDIAVSHIALALPATVLPAVYKSFGLGRPTDLGIGNESSGYLPQHRERWADIERATFSFGYGLRVTPLQMAREYAAIGSYGVYRPLSITRVTPPVMGQRILPEETVKTVVHMMESDALPGGSGVSAAVPGYRLAIKTGTAEKMGTNGKYDGGYINYTAGVAPASDPQVALVVMVNNPKAGKHFGGSVAGPVFGKIMAQVLEHMNILPDAQPLNVVSQVKG; encoded by the coding sequence GTGGCGCCATCAACAAAAAAAAGCGGTAAAAATTATTCAACCCTTCGCTTTGGCTGGATTTGCGGTGGGATACTGGTCTGCTTTTTCCTGCTGGCCTTTCGGGTCGGCTATTTGCAACTGCTGGAACATCAGCAGTTGGCGGACCAGGCGGATCAGCGTTCGATCCGCACTCAGGTGTTGCCCACCAACCGGGGGATGATCACCGACCGCAACGGCGAGGCCTTGGCCGTCAGCGTGTCTTCGAAAGATATCGTGCTGGATCCCAAGCACATTCTCGACACCCATACCGATATTGGCAATGAACGCTGGCAGAGCCTGGCTAACGTGCTGAAAATGCCGCTAACCGAGGTACAAAGGCTGATCCAGGCTAACGCCCACAAGCGTTTTGTCTATCTGGCCCGCAAGGTCGAGGATGATAATGCCAATTACATCAGCAAGCTGCATTTGACCGGGGTCAGTACCGAACAGGACTTCAGCCGCTTTTACCCGATGAGCCAGGATGCCGCCGGGCTGATCGGCATTGTCGGGCAGGACAATCAGGGGCTCGAAGGGATCGAATTGGGCTTTAACCACCTGTTGCAAGGCAAGAACGGCCTGCGGGTTTACCAGAAGGACGGCAGCGGGGCGGTGATTGGCGTGATCAAGAACGTCGATCCCGTGCCGCCGCCGAATGTCACGCTGAGTATTGATAAATTCATCCAGTACGTGCTGTACGCGCAAATTCGCGACGGCGTGGTGGCAAACCAGGCCGATTCCGGCTGTGCGGTGCTGGTAAAAGTGAATACCGGTGAAGTGCTGGGGATGGCCAGCTATCCGTCATTCAACCCGAACAACTACGCCAATACTCCGGCCAAAGATATCCGCAACGTGTGCAGCAGCGACAGTTTCGAACCGGGTTCTACCGTGAAGCCGGTGGTGGTGATGGTCGGGCTGGAGCACCGGCTGATTAAGCCGGATACCGTACTGGACACCACGCCTTACCGGGTCAATGGCCATTTGATCAAAGACGTTGGCCACTGGTCGAAATTGACCATTACCGGCGTGCTGCAAAAATCGAGCGACATCGCCGTTTCACATATTGCGCTGGCGCTGCCCGCCACCGTACTGCCTGCGGTTTACAAGAGCTTTGGATTGGGCCGGCCGACTGACCTGGGCATCGGCAACGAAAGCAGCGGTTATTTGCCGCAGCACCGTGAACGCTGGGCTGACATCGAACGCGCAACCTTCTCCTTTGGTTATGGTTTGCGTGTGACCCCGTTACAGATGGCACGCGAATACGCGGCCATCGGTTCCTATGGCGTTTATCGGCCATTGTCGATCACCCGAGTGACGCCACCGGTGATGGGGCAGCGCATTTTGCCGGAAGAAACGGTAAAAACCGTGGTGCATATGATGGAAAGCGATGCCTTGCCGGGGGGCAGTGGGGTCAGCGCGGCGGTGCCGGGTTACCGTTTGGCGATTAAAACCGGTACCGCAGAGAAAATGGGCACCAACGGCAAATACGACGGCGGTTACATTAACTACACCGCCGGCGTGGCACCGGCCAGCGATCCGCAGGTGGCGCTGGTGGTGATGGTCAACAACCCGAAAGCCGGCAAGCACTTCGGTGGTTCGGTGGCTGGCCCGGTGTTCGGCAAGATCATGGCGCAGGTATTGGAACATATGAATATCTTACCTGATGCCCAGCCGTTGAACGTCGTTTCGCAGGTTAAAGGCTAA
- the osmB gene encoding osmotically-inducible lipoprotein OsmB: MNLKRAAGVMVIIMATLSVTACGNMSHRDRNTAIGAGVGALGGAVLTDGSTLGTLGGAALGGIIGHQTSR, from the coding sequence ATGAACCTTAAACGTGCCGCAGGCGTGATGGTTATCATCATGGCAACGCTTTCTGTCACCGCATGTGGGAATATGTCGCACCGCGATCGCAACACCGCTATCGGTGCCGGCGTCGGCGCTCTGGGTGGTGCAGTATTGACCGACGGCAGTACGCTGGGTACCTTGGGCGGCGCAGCGCTGGGCGGCATCATCGGCCACCAAACCAGCCGTTAA
- a CDS encoding AcrZ family multidrug efflux pump-associated protein — protein MLEMLESLATVVIMVPVMIALLLGSIYGLGELFNLFSAVGGKKS, from the coding sequence ATGTTAGAAATGCTAGAGAGTTTGGCCACCGTGGTGATCATGGTACCGGTAATGATAGCCCTGTTGCTTGGCTCGATTTATGGCTTGGGCGAGCTGTTTAACCTGTTTTCTGCCGTTGGCGGGAAAAAGAGCTGA
- a CDS encoding amino acid ABC transporter ATP-binding protein, translating to MSAAIQINQVRKSFSGTEVLKNISLQIPAGSVTVILGPSGSGKSTLLRCINHLEKLDGGTIRVGEQLIGYRQKGNQLYELKEREVAEQRKSIGMVFQQFNLFPHRTVLENVTEAPLLVKKEKKSLVVERAKALLARVGLEHRIHAWPRELSGGQQQRVAIARALAMTPEVLLFDEPTSALDPELVGEVLQVMKGLAHSGMTMVVVTHEIGFAREVADQIIFMDQGKVVETGTAKQVLDEPVHQRTRDFLATVL from the coding sequence ATGAGCGCCGCCATTCAGATCAACCAGGTGCGCAAGTCATTTTCCGGCACCGAAGTGTTGAAAAACATCAGCCTGCAGATCCCGGCAGGCTCGGTAACGGTGATCCTCGGCCCTTCCGGTTCGGGGAAGTCGACCTTGCTGCGCTGCATCAATCACCTGGAAAAACTAGACGGCGGAACCATTCGGGTAGGCGAGCAACTCATAGGGTACCGCCAAAAAGGCAACCAGCTGTATGAACTGAAGGAACGCGAAGTGGCCGAACAGCGTAAAAGCATCGGTATGGTGTTCCAACAGTTCAATTTATTCCCGCACCGCACCGTGCTGGAGAACGTCACTGAGGCCCCGTTGCTGGTCAAAAAGGAGAAAAAAAGTCTAGTGGTGGAACGGGCAAAAGCGCTGCTGGCCCGCGTCGGGCTGGAACATCGCATTCACGCCTGGCCACGCGAGCTTTCTGGTGGACAGCAACAGCGAGTGGCGATCGCCCGTGCCCTGGCGATGACGCCAGAGGTGCTACTGTTCGACGAGCCCACTTCTGCGCTCGATCCCGAATTGGTTGGCGAAGTGCTGCAGGTGATGAAAGGCCTGGCGCACTCTGGCATGACCATGGTGGTGGTGACGCATGAAATAGGGTTTGCCCGCGAAGTGGCGGACCAAATCATCTTTATGGATCAAGGGAAAGTGGTCGAAACGGGGACGGCAAAACAGGTGCTGGATGAACCGGTACATCAAAGAACGCGTGATTTCCTGGCAACGGTACTTTAA
- a CDS encoding amino acid ABC transporter permease: protein MSGPQAAGDAELRIVGHRHYGRWFSALLVLLIVGIIANSMLHNPRFEWAVVAENFTEASIINGVIMTLKLTVISVIFGFAGGVLLALMRLSANPVLVAVSWFYTWFFRAVPMLVQLFLWYNIAALYPRISLWIPFLGEVASAPTNTLISTFSAAVIALVMHQSAYAAEIVRAGIQSVGSGQFEAAKALGYRRGQILWRVVLPQAMRTILPPAGNEVIGQLKTTAVVSVIALQDVLYSAQIIYQRTYEVIPLLLVATLWYLVMTSILSIGQYYVERYFGRGSQAARSNWLFRPRKAASSPAQEAES from the coding sequence ATGAGTGGGCCACAAGCGGCCGGTGATGCCGAACTGCGCATCGTCGGTCATCGGCATTATGGGCGCTGGTTCAGCGCCCTGTTGGTGCTGCTGATCGTCGGCATCATCGCCAATTCGATGCTGCATAACCCGCGCTTCGAATGGGCGGTGGTGGCGGAAAACTTTACCGAAGCGTCGATTATCAATGGCGTGATCATGACGCTGAAGCTCACCGTGATTTCGGTGATCTTCGGCTTCGCCGGAGGCGTGCTGCTGGCGTTGATGCGTCTGTCGGCCAACCCGGTGCTGGTGGCGGTGAGCTGGTTCTATACCTGGTTTTTCCGCGCGGTGCCGATGCTGGTACAGCTTTTCCTGTGGTACAACATCGCGGCACTCTACCCGCGCATCAGCCTGTGGATCCCCTTCCTGGGTGAAGTGGCCAGCGCCCCTACCAACACCCTCATCAGTACCTTCAGCGCGGCGGTGATCGCCCTGGTGATGCATCAGTCGGCTTATGCGGCGGAGATTGTGCGCGCCGGTATCCAAAGCGTCGGCAGTGGCCAGTTTGAGGCCGCCAAGGCCTTGGGGTATCGCCGTGGACAAATCCTGTGGCGCGTAGTTTTGCCGCAGGCCATGCGCACCATTTTGCCCCCTGCCGGCAATGAGGTGATCGGGCAGCTTAAAACCACGGCGGTGGTCTCGGTGATCGCCCTGCAGGACGTGCTCTATTCGGCGCAGATCATCTATCAGCGCACCTACGAGGTGATCCCGTTGCTGTTGGTCGCCACGTTGTGGTATCTGGTGATGACCTCGATTTTGTCGATCGGCCAGTACTATGTTGAGCGCTATTTTGGCCGTGGTAGCCAGGCGGCGCGCAGCAACTGGCTGTTCCGTCCCCGCAAAGCCGCATCCAGCCCGGCACAGGAGGCAGAGTCATGA
- a CDS encoding ABC transporter substrate-binding protein — protein MKTNLKRTVLSLLLASATLAPLAVGYAAEGDVPFRAAVKASADPALHDSLPEAIKKAGYIVAGTNPNTPPTTFYEADNKTLAGREIDVMSAIADRLGVAIHWKDTGGFDNIIPGLKSGRYDVALANIDANKKRFQQVDFVGYYNASKLALIARKDAALGPYTELAQLCGQTVGAGAGTSQITRLQQASDSCVSGGKPAITIPIFPDRPAGVQAVISGRVPMFFGPYEGLRYQATHVKPLALAGDINIEGTTVAIALPKGSDLVKPVQAALNSLIADGSYQKILDGWDIGFGAVKTAGINEEIAK, from the coding sequence ATGAAAACCAACCTCAAACGCACCGTACTGTCCCTGCTGCTGGCCAGCGCTACCCTGGCTCCGCTGGCCGTCGGCTATGCCGCCGAAGGCGATGTGCCCTTCCGCGCCGCGGTAAAAGCCAGCGCAGATCCCGCACTGCACGACAGCCTGCCGGAAGCAATAAAAAAAGCCGGTTACATCGTGGCGGGCACCAACCCCAATACGCCACCGACCACTTTCTATGAGGCGGACAACAAAACGCTGGCCGGGCGTGAAATTGACGTGATGAGCGCCATCGCCGATCGCCTCGGCGTGGCAATCCACTGGAAGGATACCGGCGGTTTCGACAATATCATCCCCGGCCTGAAGTCCGGCCGTTATGACGTTGCCCTGGCCAATATCGATGCCAACAAGAAGCGCTTCCAACAGGTCGATTTTGTCGGCTATTACAACGCGTCAAAACTGGCGCTAATCGCCCGTAAAGATGCCGCCCTCGGCCCTTACACCGAGCTGGCGCAGCTTTGCGGACAAACCGTCGGCGCCGGGGCGGGCACCTCACAAATCACCCGCTTGCAGCAGGCCAGCGACAGTTGCGTCAGCGGCGGAAAACCGGCGATCACCATTCCGATTTTCCCCGACCGTCCAGCCGGTGTTCAGGCGGTGATCAGCGGACGAGTACCGATGTTCTTTGGTCCGTATGAAGGCCTGCGTTATCAGGCAACCCACGTTAAACCGCTGGCGCTGGCCGGTGACATCAACATTGAGGGCACCACGGTCGCCATCGCCTTGCCGAAAGGTTCCGATCTGGTGAAACCGGTGCAGGCGGCGCTTAACTCGCTGATTGCCGACGGCAGTTACCAAAAAATCCTCGACGGCTGGGATATCGGCTTCGGCGCGGTGAAAACCGCCGGCATCAATGAAGAGATTGCAAAATGA
- a CDS encoding LLM class flavin-dependent oxidoreductase, with protein MSTSPSTPSRQLRLGLFVQALGHHVGGWRAEGASGSPTDIDWFTWIAQKAEEGTFDMFFVGDALATSVHRLPSTLSRLEPLTLLAALAVRTRHIGLAATASTTFDQPFHLARAMASIDHISHGRAAWNVVTSFSSDAARNFSRDDLPSHAERYEVAREFLEASYKLWDGWEEDAIVRDKQSGKYAIDEKIHAANHKGKHFSVQGPLNISRSPQGRPVIIEAGSSPAGQQLAAETAEVVFTAAATLEEGQAFYRSQKKFVADAGRNPNHLLILPGVMPIIGRTKAEAQETWYQLNQLVDIDNGIEQLSARFGFDLSGFPLDGPVPDVGTTEGGQSRVKLLTDLAARENLTLRELAAVAAGSRGHRVVVGTAEEIADDFQLWLEQQGADGFNIMPAVLPNQLELFVELVIPELRRRGLFREEYQYSTLRENLGLPQPAINFANVKSA; from the coding sequence ATGAGTACTTCACCTTCAACACCATCGCGTCAATTACGTCTCGGCCTGTTTGTTCAGGCGTTGGGCCATCACGTCGGCGGCTGGCGTGCCGAAGGGGCCAGCGGGTCACCTACGGACATTGACTGGTTCACCTGGATTGCCCAAAAGGCCGAAGAAGGCACCTTTGATATGTTCTTCGTCGGCGATGCGCTGGCGACCAGCGTGCACCGTTTGCCTTCCACCCTGTCCCGCCTGGAGCCGTTGACGCTGCTGGCGGCGCTGGCGGTCAGAACTCGACACATCGGTCTGGCGGCCACCGCTTCCACCACTTTCGATCAGCCTTTCCACCTGGCACGCGCCATGGCCTCTATCGATCACATCAGCCACGGCCGCGCGGCCTGGAACGTGGTGACGTCGTTCTCAAGCGACGCAGCACGCAACTTCAGCCGTGACGATCTGCCTTCGCACGCCGAGCGCTATGAAGTGGCGCGCGAGTTTCTCGAAGCCAGCTACAAACTGTGGGACGGCTGGGAAGAAGACGCCATCGTGCGCGACAAGCAAAGCGGCAAGTATGCCATCGATGAGAAAATTCACGCCGCCAACCACAAAGGCAAACACTTCTCGGTGCAGGGCCCGCTGAATATTTCTCGTTCGCCGCAGGGCCGCCCGGTGATCATCGAAGCCGGTTCTTCGCCTGCCGGACAACAGCTGGCCGCAGAAACCGCCGAGGTGGTGTTTACCGCCGCCGCCACGCTGGAAGAAGGCCAGGCCTTCTATCGCAGCCAGAAGAAATTTGTCGCCGATGCCGGCCGCAACCCGAATCACCTGCTGATCCTGCCTGGCGTGATGCCGATCATTGGGCGCACCAAGGCCGAGGCGCAAGAGACCTGGTATCAACTCAACCAATTGGTGGACATCGACAACGGTATCGAGCAGCTTTCGGCACGCTTCGGTTTCGATCTTAGCGGATTCCCGCTTGATGGCCCGGTACCGGACGTCGGCACGACCGAAGGCGGCCAAAGCCGCGTGAAGCTGTTGACCGATCTCGCGGCACGCGAAAACCTGACGTTACGTGAACTGGCTGCGGTGGCTGCCGGGTCGCGCGGGCATCGCGTGGTGGTGGGAACCGCCGAAGAGATCGCCGATGACTTCCAGCTGTGGCTGGAACAGCAAGGCGCCGATGGCTTTAACATCATGCCTGCGGTATTGCCGAATCAGTTGGAACTGTTCGTCGAACTGGTGATCCCGGAACTGCGCCGTCGCGGCCTGTTCCGCGAGGAATATCAGTATTCAACCCTGCGTGAAAACCTGGGCCTGCCGCAACCGGCAATCAACTTCGCTAACGTAAAATCGGCTTAA
- a CDS encoding MmgE/PrpD family protein, which translates to MSSLITAQFARRVLDSLPEASALSAARLGLIDYFACALPIAQGALTDSGLTAVKTVFPPVGAENRALYFGYISHSLDFDDYHPALRGHPSTVVLSALLALTGDNPDVDALLTAYVVGVEAAGRLGLAAGTQHYQLGFHSTATLGAVAATAAASRYLQLTLQQTQVALGLAATQAAGLRSQFGSAAKPLHAGIAARAAVNAVLLAQLGFAGQPEGVIDSLLSSHGDGRQRPELLTADWGAPWRILQPGLEFKRYPTCGGTHSAAEAAFILRERLLEQGIAVGDIPAAIAKIQVSFPPGADTAPYIRRPSNGVEARFSLEYVIADALYSGTVPLMHYGEALVDPNISALAARVERHADLTAPPDELDAELRFHRVTLTLHDGRQLSDIVTRKQTAARQTDVGAKLRSILLLLPHLNGERVIEDCALTQPAALSRLIELLNQ; encoded by the coding sequence TTGTCATCGCTCATAACCGCTCAATTTGCCCGTCGGGTGCTGGACAGCCTGCCCGAAGCATCAGCCCTGTCGGCCGCCCGCCTTGGGCTGATAGATTATTTCGCCTGCGCATTACCGATCGCCCAGGGCGCACTCACCGACAGCGGCCTGACAGCGGTAAAAACAGTGTTCCCGCCGGTCGGTGCCGAAAACCGTGCGCTCTATTTCGGCTATATCAGCCATTCGTTGGATTTTGACGATTACCACCCCGCGCTGCGCGGGCACCCCAGCACGGTGGTGCTCTCTGCACTGCTGGCGTTGACCGGCGATAACCCGGACGTTGACGCGCTACTGACCGCCTATGTCGTTGGCGTAGAGGCAGCCGGACGACTGGGACTGGCTGCCGGTACTCAACACTATCAGTTGGGATTTCACAGCACGGCCACCCTGGGCGCCGTTGCCGCCACTGCGGCGGCGTCACGCTATTTACAACTCACCTTGCAGCAAACGCAGGTCGCCCTTGGGCTGGCTGCCACCCAGGCCGCCGGGCTGCGCAGCCAGTTCGGATCGGCCGCCAAGCCGTTGCACGCAGGGATCGCCGCTCGGGCGGCAGTCAATGCCGTGCTGCTGGCTCAGCTGGGTTTTGCCGGTCAGCCGGAAGGCGTGATAGACAGCCTGTTGAGCTCGCATGGCGACGGACGGCAGCGGCCCGAGCTGTTGACGGCCGATTGGGGGGCGCCGTGGCGTATCCTGCAACCGGGGCTGGAATTTAAACGCTATCCCACCTGCGGCGGCACCCACAGCGCAGCGGAGGCCGCATTTATCCTGCGCGAGCGCCTGCTCGAACAAGGCATTGCCGTCGGGGATATTCCCGCTGCCATCGCCAAGATCCAGGTCAGTTTTCCCCCCGGTGCCGATACCGCGCCCTATATTCGCCGCCCGTCAAACGGAGTTGAAGCGCGTTTCAGCCTGGAATATGTCATCGCCGATGCGTTGTACAGCGGCACCGTACCCTTGATGCACTACGGTGAGGCCCTCGTTGACCCAAACATTTCAGCCCTGGCGGCACGGGTTGAACGCCATGCAGACCTGACGGCACCGCCAGACGAGCTGGATGCGGAATTACGCTTCCACCGCGTCACGCTAACGCTGCACGACGGCCGCCAATTAAGTGACATCGTCACAAGAAAGCAAACCGCCGCCCGACAGACCGACGTCGGCGCGAAACTGCGCAGCATCCTGCTATTGCTGCCGCATTTGAACGGTGAGCGCGTGATCGAGGACTGCGCGCTAACGCAGCCCGCCGCGCTGAGCCGCTTAATTGAATTATTAAACCAATAA
- a CDS encoding alpha/beta hydrolase, with translation MKIDLLFDDLSMRAVQYNARASVENFDACMAQYEQLAAQAKAQTPGIYDIHYGMGVAERLDLFPAPRQPSPLLVFIHGGYWHSQRKEEACSMAANFTQHGVAVATLEYTLQPEATLAEIVREVRSAIAWLYHHAGQYGIDPERIFVSGSSAGGHLCGMLIADDWQHRYQVPVNVIKGALALSGLYDIRPLCDIYINDWMRLTPEQAATLSPLFMLPEKANAPQILLDVGAKETQGFRNQTLAYFAACREKGLNVALLEDRHNNHFTLVNELANPHSTLFQQVMAMIK, from the coding sequence ATGAAAATCGACCTGCTGTTTGATGATCTGTCCATGCGCGCCGTGCAGTACAACGCCCGCGCCTCGGTAGAAAATTTTGACGCCTGCATGGCGCAATATGAACAACTGGCCGCGCAGGCCAAAGCGCAGACGCCGGGGATTTACGATATCCACTACGGGATGGGCGTCGCCGAGCGCCTAGATTTATTCCCTGCCCCCCGCCAGCCTTCCCCACTGTTGGTGTTTATTCACGGCGGCTATTGGCACTCCCAGCGTAAGGAAGAAGCCTGTTCGATGGCGGCAAACTTCACCCAGCATGGCGTAGCGGTCGCCACGCTGGAATACACCTTGCAACCTGAAGCCACGCTGGCAGAAATCGTCCGCGAGGTTCGCAGCGCAATAGCCTGGCTTTACCACCATGCCGGCCAATACGGCATCGACCCAGAACGCATCTTTGTCAGCGGCAGCTCGGCCGGCGGCCACCTGTGCGGCATGCTGATTGCCGATGACTGGCAGCACCGGTATCAGGTGCCCGTCAACGTGATCAAAGGGGCGCTGGCGCTGAGCGGCCTGTACGACATCCGACCGCTGTGTGATATCTACATCAATGACTGGATGCGCCTGACGCCGGAACAGGCGGCAACCCTCAGTCCACTGTTTATGCTGCCGGAAAAGGCGAATGCGCCTCAGATCCTGCTCGACGTCGGCGCCAAAGAAACTCAGGGGTTCAGAAACCAGACGCTGGCTTACTTCGCCGCCTGTCGGGAAAAAGGGCTGAATGTGGCGCTGTTGGAAGATCGGCACAACAACCATTTCACGCTGGTTAACGAGTTGGCCAATCCCCACAGCACCCTGTTCCAACAGGTTATGGCAATGATTAAGTGA